One genomic window of Arthrobacter caoxuetaonis includes the following:
- a CDS encoding MarR family winged helix-turn-helix transcriptional regulator: MSDHVDNVLAQWAAERPDLDVSPMAVLGRLSRASRRLDSELAQTFATHNLDAAGFDVLATLRRAGAPYALSPKDLAAGAMVTSAAVAQRLNKLEARGLVERSRNDDDGRSTRVTLTETGRQLVDAALPDHVATEHRLLEPLTGVERQTLAKLLAKLGG; encoded by the coding sequence ATGAGCGACCACGTCGACAACGTCCTGGCCCAGTGGGCCGCAGAGCGCCCTGACCTGGACGTTTCCCCGATGGCTGTCCTTGGCAGGCTCAGCCGGGCCTCGCGCCGGCTGGACTCCGAACTTGCGCAGACCTTCGCCACCCACAACCTCGACGCCGCCGGATTCGACGTCTTGGCGACCCTTCGCCGGGCAGGTGCTCCCTACGCGCTCAGCCCCAAGGACCTGGCCGCCGGTGCCATGGTGACGTCCGCCGCCGTCGCACAGCGGCTCAATAAGCTCGAGGCGCGCGGTTTGGTGGAACGCTCCCGGAACGACGACGACGGCCGCAGCACCCGCGTGACGCTCACCGAAACGGGCAGGCAGCTGGTCGATGCCGCGCTGCCGGACCACGTCGCCACGGAGCATCGGCTGCTCGAGCCGCTCACCGGCGTCGAACGCCAGACGCTCGCGAAGCTGCTGGCAAAACTCGGCGGCTGA
- a CDS encoding NAD(P)-dependent alcohol dehydrogenase — translation MKAVRVHAYGEDARIDDVPEPEITGPWDVLVQVGAAGVCRTDLHILEGQWDALQRPTLPYILGHENAGWVLDVGSAVTNVAPGDTVIMHPVTSCGLCPPCRAGQDSHCENSTFPGLNTDGGMAELLKTNARAVVKLDASVRPADVAALADAGLTAYHAVRRAVPLLPPGSEAVVIGAGGLGHIGVQSLKALTGAHITVVDTSDEALALAKELGADATVNPHDLRPAARAVGEPFVEAVVLAVLDITCGGAHVVFDFVGERGTEITGPAMLRNRGSYYAIGYGGTLALPTIDLISREISVVGNLVGTYQDLAELMTLNSQGEITLHTTTYDLLDAVQALHDLDAGKLTGRAVLVPDRG, via the coding sequence ATGAAAGCTGTTCGGGTGCACGCCTACGGAGAAGACGCACGCATTGACGATGTACCGGAGCCGGAAATTACCGGCCCGTGGGACGTGCTGGTCCAGGTAGGAGCCGCGGGGGTCTGCCGCACCGATCTGCACATCCTGGAAGGACAATGGGATGCTCTCCAGCGGCCCACGCTGCCCTACATCCTCGGCCACGAAAACGCAGGCTGGGTGCTGGATGTTGGCTCGGCGGTAACGAACGTGGCACCGGGCGACACCGTCATCATGCACCCGGTGACCTCCTGCGGACTGTGCCCGCCCTGCCGTGCGGGACAGGATTCGCACTGTGAAAACTCCACCTTTCCGGGCCTGAACACCGACGGCGGCATGGCCGAGCTGCTCAAAACCAACGCCAGGGCCGTGGTTAAGCTGGATGCCTCGGTGCGCCCCGCGGACGTGGCCGCCCTGGCCGACGCCGGCCTGACCGCCTACCACGCCGTGCGGCGGGCCGTACCGCTGCTGCCGCCGGGATCCGAGGCCGTGGTGATCGGTGCCGGCGGGCTCGGCCATATAGGGGTGCAGTCGCTGAAGGCGCTGACCGGAGCCCACATCACGGTTGTCGACACCTCGGACGAGGCGCTCGCCCTGGCCAAGGAACTCGGCGCCGACGCCACCGTGAACCCCCATGACCTGCGCCCCGCGGCCCGCGCTGTCGGCGAGCCGTTCGTGGAGGCCGTCGTGCTTGCCGTCCTGGACATCACCTGCGGGGGAGCCCACGTGGTCTTCGACTTCGTGGGGGAGAGGGGCACGGAGATCACGGGACCGGCGATGCTCCGCAACCGCGGCAGCTACTACGCCATAGGGTACGGCGGGACACTGGCCCTGCCGACCATCGACCTCATCTCCCGCGAAATCAGCGTGGTGGGAAACCTGGTGGGCACCTACCAGGATCTCGCGGAACTGATGACGCTGAACTCCCAGGGCGAGATCACCCTGCACACCACCACCTATGACCTCCTCGATGCGGTGCAGGCCCTGCACGACCTCGACGCCGGCAAGCTCACCGGCCGGGCCGTCCTGGTGCCGGACCGTGGCTGA
- a CDS encoding EamA family transporter: MLSKLLFLILTALAPAIWGTTYLVTSELLPPDRPLLAAVLRSLPAGLILLVVLRRLPSGAWWWKSAVLGLLNFGVFFALLFVAAYRLPGGVAAMVGAVQPLIVAGLAVRLLGERLTPLKLGAGVAGVAGVGLLVLQANARLDVVGVLAALGGAVSMAAGIVLAKRWQPPAGPLVSTAWQLVAGGLFLVPVMLVAEGASLPSLTSVNIAGYVYLAIAGTVLAYWLWFRGITRLPASQVSFLSLLSPVVAAVAGAVVLRESFSAGQACGLLLILGSLLAVTLWGSRLGTLMPAEAPAQAAELPTAPERRRLFGRGSGARRTC; this comes from the coding sequence GTGCTTAGTAAATTGCTGTTCCTGATCCTGACTGCCCTTGCTCCGGCCATCTGGGGCACGACCTACCTCGTGACCTCCGAACTGCTGCCGCCGGACCGGCCGCTGCTGGCTGCCGTGCTGCGCTCCCTTCCCGCCGGACTGATCCTGCTGGTGGTTCTGCGCCGGCTGCCCTCCGGAGCCTGGTGGTGGAAATCGGCGGTGCTGGGGCTGCTGAATTTCGGGGTGTTTTTTGCCCTGCTGTTTGTGGCGGCGTACCGGCTGCCGGGCGGAGTGGCCGCCATGGTTGGAGCGGTGCAGCCTTTGATCGTGGCTGGCTTGGCGGTGCGGCTGCTGGGCGAGCGGCTGACACCCCTGAAACTGGGTGCCGGGGTTGCCGGAGTAGCAGGGGTAGGGCTGCTGGTCCTGCAGGCCAATGCCCGGCTCGACGTCGTGGGGGTGCTGGCGGCACTGGGAGGTGCCGTGTCGATGGCAGCCGGGATAGTGCTGGCTAAGCGCTGGCAGCCGCCGGCCGGTCCGCTGGTTTCGACGGCCTGGCAGCTGGTGGCCGGCGGGCTCTTCCTCGTTCCGGTGATGCTTGTGGCGGAAGGTGCCTCCCTGCCGTCCCTCACGTCCGTGAACATTGCGGGCTATGTTTATCTCGCGATTGCCGGCACCGTGCTGGCGTACTGGCTGTGGTTCCGCGGCATCACACGTCTCCCGGCCTCACAGGTGAGTTTCCTGTCGCTGCTCAGTCCCGTCGTCGCCGCGGTGGCGGGTGCTGTTGTGCTGCGGGAGTCCTTCAGTGCCGGCCAGGCCTGCGGACTGTTGCTGATTCTTGGGTCCCTGCTTGCGGTGACCCTTTGGGGGTCGCGGCTCGGCACGCTCATGCCGGCGGAGGCGCCGGCCCAGGCAGCGGAGCTGCCGACCGCCCCGGAGCGAAGGCGCCTATTCGGACGAGGTAGCGGAGCTCGTCGCACCTGTTGA
- a CDS encoding MFS transporter has translation MVQTISAEGRVPLTPKRAVSVFGIGVIGFMTANLVPIMIVALTADLGFSVTAAGTLMTASLLACALSCLLTSRWAASSGRYLIARAGLVLTAAGFGAAAFLPSEPAVIAGVILGGLGAGGAVSSAGAALGALRNPDRASGISGFTNRAIVSVVLFVIPALGAGMGSAFGLLAGLALAALLVTSWLPDSPTAAPAATLVPATAAPEREPAAATGTPAGTGVGIRNPSRKATLAGLGLLICFALWGLSEDSLWAVAATMGADQAGLDETGMGLVLSLSTLGGLLGSALVGLAGRRLGRTVPLAVVLVAGAAMKFISGTVEDSGLYMAVIILWNTLYLIAFIYIIAIAAALDASGKWSAPALGVYLIGSAFAPFLGTAVSASAGYSALGILLAVMTLILLVPFVIISRYSVRAEKAAALPAETTTTTAVA, from the coding sequence ATGGTCCAGACCATTTCCGCCGAGGGACGGGTTCCCCTCACCCCCAAACGGGCCGTCTCCGTCTTCGGTATCGGCGTCATCGGTTTCATGACGGCCAACCTGGTGCCGATCATGATCGTCGCCCTCACGGCGGACCTCGGCTTCTCCGTCACGGCCGCCGGCACGCTGATGACAGCGTCCCTGCTCGCGTGCGCACTCTCCTGCCTCCTGACCTCGCGCTGGGCGGCGTCGTCCGGACGTTACCTGATTGCCCGGGCCGGCCTGGTGCTGACCGCCGCCGGCTTCGGTGCGGCAGCGTTCCTTCCGTCCGAACCCGCAGTGATTGCCGGCGTCATTCTCGGCGGCCTTGGGGCCGGCGGCGCCGTGTCCTCCGCCGGTGCCGCGCTGGGTGCACTGCGCAACCCGGACCGTGCCTCCGGCATCAGCGGCTTCACGAACCGGGCCATCGTGTCCGTCGTGCTGTTCGTGATTCCGGCGTTGGGCGCCGGGATGGGCAGTGCGTTCGGCCTGCTGGCAGGGCTCGCGCTGGCGGCCCTGCTGGTAACCTCCTGGCTTCCGGACAGCCCGACGGCGGCGCCCGCCGCCACACTGGTGCCCGCCACGGCAGCGCCGGAGCGCGAGCCCGCCGCAGCCACCGGCACCCCCGCAGGCACCGGCGTCGGCATCCGCAACCCCTCCCGCAAAGCAACACTCGCCGGGCTTGGCCTGCTGATCTGCTTTGCCCTCTGGGGCCTGAGCGAGGATTCGCTCTGGGCCGTCGCCGCGACCATGGGCGCAGACCAGGCCGGGTTGGATGAGACCGGCATGGGCCTGGTGCTCAGCCTGTCCACGCTCGGCGGGCTGCTGGGATCTGCCCTGGTCGGGCTGGCCGGCCGCCGGCTGGGCCGCACCGTACCGCTGGCCGTTGTGCTTGTGGCCGGTGCCGCCATGAAATTCATCTCCGGCACGGTCGAGGATTCCGGCCTCTACATGGCCGTCATCATTCTCTGGAACACCCTGTACCTGATCGCTTTCATCTACATCATTGCCATCGCCGCGGCCCTGGACGCCTCCGGCAAATGGTCCGCTCCGGCGCTCGGGGTCTACCTCATCGGCTCCGCTTTTGCCCCGTTCCTCGGCACTGCGGTCTCCGCCTCGGCCGGCTACTCGGCGCTGGGCATCCTCCTGGCCGTGATGACCTTGATCCTGCTGGTCCCGTTCGTGATCATTTCCCGTTACTCGGTCCGCGCCGAAAAGGCAGCGGCACTCCCCGCCGAAACCACGACGACGACGGCGGTCGCCTGA
- a CDS encoding FAD-binding monooxygenase, whose product MQFHHHGYVSGDPRVQPAAGVGINRPEELPDEMDVLIVGSGPAGMLAAAQLSQFPDITTRIIERRDSRLVIGQADGIQARSVETFQAFGFAEEIIAEAYRITEMCFWRPDPENPQNIVRSGRALDDPTGISEFPHLIVNQARVLDYFARVMANSPTRMKPDYGYEFVDLEVDDDAEYPVTVTLRRTAGPDEGAERIVKAKYVVGCDGARSKVRQSIGSTLAGDAANHAWGVMDVLANTDFPDIRTKCAIQSSNGGSILHIPREGGHLFRMYVDLGEVAEDDNGAVRQTSIEEIIDKANAILHPYTLDVRNVAWHSVYEVGHRLTDRFDDVLPEQIGKRTPRVFITGDACHTHSAKAGQGMNVSMQDGFNIAWKLGHVLDGRAPESLLATYSAERQVVAKNLIDFDKEWSTLMAKKPEEFENPSDLEDFYVRTAEFPAGFMTEYTPSMLVGEARHQDLATGFTIGKRFKSAPVLRVCDTNPVQLGHQAKADGRWRIYVFADAAEAGTPSPTTELAEWLQNAPESPLAAQPADGDGDAWFDVKVIYQQDHTGIDLGAVPAVFKPQVGPFKLNDLTKVYGTDPEADIFEQRGLDRGGVVVVVRPDQYVANVLPLTATAELGEFFAPLLPARQAQR is encoded by the coding sequence GTGCAGTTCCACCACCACGGCTACGTATCCGGCGATCCGCGCGTACAGCCCGCAGCCGGCGTCGGAATCAACCGGCCCGAAGAGCTCCCCGATGAGATGGACGTGCTCATTGTCGGCTCCGGTCCCGCCGGCATGCTCGCCGCCGCACAGCTGTCCCAGTTCCCGGACATCACCACCCGGATCATCGAACGCCGTGACAGCCGGCTGGTGATCGGCCAGGCCGACGGCATCCAGGCACGCAGCGTGGAAACCTTCCAGGCCTTTGGCTTCGCGGAGGAGATCATTGCCGAGGCCTACCGGATCACCGAGATGTGCTTCTGGCGCCCGGATCCCGAGAACCCGCAGAACATCGTCCGCTCCGGCCGCGCGCTGGACGATCCGACCGGCATCAGCGAGTTCCCGCACCTGATTGTGAACCAGGCCCGCGTGCTGGACTACTTCGCCCGTGTCATGGCGAATTCACCCACCCGGATGAAGCCGGACTACGGTTATGAGTTCGTGGACCTGGAAGTCGACGACGACGCCGAGTACCCGGTAACAGTCACCCTGCGCCGGACTGCCGGCCCGGACGAAGGCGCCGAGCGCATCGTCAAGGCCAAGTACGTGGTGGGCTGCGACGGCGCCCGGAGCAAGGTCCGCCAGTCGATCGGCAGCACCCTGGCCGGCGACGCCGCCAACCACGCCTGGGGTGTCATGGACGTCCTGGCCAACACCGACTTCCCGGACATCCGCACCAAGTGCGCCATCCAGTCCTCCAACGGCGGCAGCATCCTGCACATTCCGCGCGAAGGCGGGCACCTGTTCCGCATGTACGTGGACCTGGGTGAAGTTGCCGAGGACGACAACGGTGCTGTCCGCCAGACGAGCATCGAAGAAATCATCGATAAGGCCAACGCGATCCTGCACCCCTACACGCTCGACGTGCGCAACGTGGCCTGGCACAGCGTCTACGAGGTGGGCCACCGGCTCACCGACCGGTTCGACGACGTCCTGCCCGAGCAGATTGGCAAGCGCACCCCGCGCGTCTTCATCACCGGCGATGCCTGCCACACCCACAGCGCCAAGGCCGGCCAGGGCATGAATGTGTCCATGCAGGACGGGTTCAACATTGCCTGGAAGCTCGGCCACGTGCTGGACGGCCGCGCCCCGGAAAGCCTGCTCGCCACGTACTCCGCCGAACGCCAGGTGGTTGCCAAGAACCTGATCGACTTCGACAAGGAATGGTCCACACTGATGGCCAAGAAGCCCGAGGAGTTCGAGAACCCCTCGGACCTCGAGGACTTCTACGTCCGCACTGCCGAGTTCCCCGCCGGCTTCATGACCGAATACACGCCGTCCATGCTGGTCGGCGAGGCCCGGCACCAGGACCTGGCGACGGGCTTCACCATCGGCAAGCGCTTCAAGTCAGCTCCGGTGCTGCGCGTCTGCGACACCAATCCGGTGCAGCTCGGGCACCAGGCCAAGGCTGACGGCCGCTGGCGGATCTACGTCTTCGCCGACGCCGCCGAGGCCGGCACGCCTTCGCCGACCACGGAGCTCGCCGAGTGGCTGCAGAACGCTCCGGAATCACCGCTCGCCGCGCAGCCGGCCGACGGCGACGGGGATGCCTGGTTCGACGTCAAGGTCATCTACCAGCAGGACCACACCGGCATTGACCTGGGCGCGGTTCCGGCGGTCTTCAAGCCGCAGGTCGGCCCGTTCAAGCTGAATGACCTCACCAAGGTCTACGGCACCGACCCGGAAGCGGACATCTTCGAGCAGCGCGGCCTGGACCGCGGCGGCGTCGTCGTTGTGGTCCGCCCGGACCAATACGTTGCCAACGTGCTGCCGCTGACCGCGACGGCGGAGCTCGGTGAGTTCTTCGCTCCGCTGCTGCCGGCGCGCCAGGCACAGCGCTAG
- a CDS encoding TetR/AcrR family transcriptional regulator C-terminal domain-containing protein: MPRPRSPLLSAEAIVTTALELIDTTGNFSFPRIARELEVSQSSLYNHIQNREHIIELIRARVFSEKLQLPVQDLSWDEALRAVVRAYRRCIAAHPRLVPLILAQTVQDTGALAAYETMALALEQAGLPPNRIVSALSLIDNLVLGSVMELTAPAVVWAPPPGDFPALDRALQAPFTIEGRAEAAFELGLEVLIEGLRAQEFTQS; this comes from the coding sequence ATGCCCCGCCCCCGCTCGCCGCTGCTTTCGGCCGAGGCCATCGTTACGACGGCGCTGGAACTGATCGATACGACCGGGAACTTCAGCTTCCCCCGGATCGCCCGGGAACTGGAGGTCAGCCAGTCCTCGCTCTACAACCACATCCAGAACCGCGAACACATCATCGAACTCATCCGCGCGCGCGTCTTCTCCGAAAAGCTCCAGCTGCCCGTCCAGGACCTGTCGTGGGACGAGGCACTGCGCGCCGTCGTCCGCGCCTACCGCCGCTGCATCGCAGCCCACCCGCGGCTGGTGCCGCTGATCCTGGCCCAGACCGTCCAGGACACAGGCGCCCTCGCTGCCTACGAGACGATGGCGCTCGCCCTGGAGCAGGCCGGCTTGCCGCCGAACCGCATCGTGTCCGCGCTGTCACTGATCGATAACCTGGTGCTCGGTTCGGTTATGGAACTGACGGCCCCGGCCGTCGTGTGGGCCCCTCCCCCGGGTGACTTTCCCGCGCTGGACCGCGCATTGCAGGCACCGTTCACCATCGAAGGCCGGGCGGAAGCCGCCTTTGAACTGGGACTGGAAGTCCTGATCGAAGGGCTGCGGGCCCAGGAGTTTACACAGAGTTAA
- a CDS encoding ion channel protein: protein MTEPASEGFLEKNRVRTLAALSVPAVLVGVVSALILFGLDELSYLLQELLWDVLPHAAGIDPDGGWWVFGMLTATGLAVGLIVRYLPGHAGPDSAATEFGGPALPLKVVPTLAAAAVIGLAGGVSLGPENPVIAINTAVLTALLTRLFSRVPDRLIIGLTVAGTVGALFGTPVAAALLFTGMAGSMAGKAALFDKLFLPLVAAGAGAATMILLGGTLLKFSLPDAGGDTDLWDVLAGLVIAPVAAALGLAGVFAFRWAHRLFHRLANPLLFTTLGGALLGLLGVLGGPLTLFKGATESGELLRSTGESFGYLLFLAVVKLAALVVASAAGFRGGRIFPALFAGVAFGLAAAALLPDVPVSVTVSTAVLGLVLAVARDGWLALFVAVIITGDATVTALLCLAVLPAWLVVTNAPHWLADDGGDGARPRGTA, encoded by the coding sequence ATGACCGAACCCGCATCTGAGGGCTTCCTGGAGAAAAACCGTGTCCGGACGCTGGCCGCCCTCTCGGTTCCGGCGGTCCTGGTCGGCGTGGTTTCGGCCCTGATCCTCTTTGGCCTGGACGAGCTCAGCTACCTGCTCCAGGAATTGCTCTGGGATGTGCTGCCGCACGCAGCGGGCATCGATCCCGACGGCGGCTGGTGGGTTTTCGGGATGCTCACCGCCACGGGCCTCGCCGTCGGGCTGATTGTCCGGTACCTGCCCGGCCATGCCGGACCCGACTCCGCGGCAACCGAGTTCGGCGGACCCGCCCTCCCGCTGAAGGTGGTGCCCACCCTGGCAGCAGCAGCGGTGATCGGCCTGGCCGGCGGAGTCAGCCTGGGCCCGGAAAACCCTGTCATTGCGATCAACACCGCGGTCCTCACCGCCCTGCTGACCCGCCTGTTCAGCCGGGTCCCGGACCGCCTGATCATCGGACTCACCGTCGCGGGAACGGTAGGCGCCCTGTTCGGCACGCCGGTGGCCGCTGCCCTGCTCTTCACCGGAATGGCCGGCTCCATGGCCGGCAAGGCTGCCCTGTTCGACAAGTTGTTCCTTCCCCTTGTCGCTGCCGGTGCCGGCGCCGCAACCATGATCCTGCTGGGCGGCACACTGCTGAAGTTCAGCCTGCCGGATGCCGGCGGGGACACGGATCTCTGGGATGTGCTTGCCGGCCTGGTCATCGCGCCGGTGGCAGCCGCCCTGGGGCTGGCCGGGGTGTTTGCGTTCCGGTGGGCGCACCGGCTGTTCCACCGGCTGGCCAATCCCCTGCTCTTCACCACCCTGGGCGGTGCCCTGCTGGGACTCCTGGGCGTGCTCGGCGGCCCGCTCACTCTGTTCAAAGGCGCAACCGAATCGGGGGAACTGCTGCGCAGCACCGGGGAGTCCTTCGGCTATCTGCTCTTTCTGGCGGTGGTCAAGCTCGCTGCCCTGGTGGTTGCCTCGGCGGCAGGTTTCCGCGGCGGCCGGATTTTCCCCGCACTGTTTGCCGGCGTCGCCTTCGGCTTGGCCGCCGCCGCGCTCCTGCCGGATGTTCCCGTCAGCGTCACCGTCTCAACTGCGGTCCTGGGCCTGGTGCTGGCTGTGGCCCGGGACGGCTGGCTGGCGCTGTTCGTCGCCGTCATCATCACCGGCGACGCAACCGTGACGGCGCTGCTGTGCCTGGCCGTGCTGCCGGCGTGGCTGGTGGTCACCAACGCACCGCACTGGCTGGCGGACGACGGCGGCGACGGCGCACGCCCCCGCGGGACCGCCTAG
- a CDS encoding bifunctional metallophosphatase/5'-nucleotidase, with protein sequence MGTSDLHGYIENWDYFKDAEYDDAAGNDVGLAKISALANQVRADRGEANTLLIDAGDTIQGTSLTDYFANVEPITETGEIHPMAAAMNAMDYDAAALGNHEFNYGTDLLAEFEDQLDFPLLAANAVDENTGKPAFTPYIIKTVKPKGNKPIKVGILGLTNPGIAIWDKGNVEGKLRFPDLVETAAKYVPRMKAAGADVVVVSAHSGTSGTSSYGDGLPLENAATQVAEEVPGIDAILVGHAHQEIPEHFVTNKTTGEQVLLTEPLNWGMRLSVMDFELTKVRGKWDVTSASSSLLNANTVEPDPVVSGLVRDAHQRVIDYVNTPVGTATESMPAAESRYRDTAVIDFVNEVQADAVERALAGTENAGLPVLSIAAPFSRTAVIPEGPVTIRDIAGLYVFPNTLYAVDMTGAQIKDYLEYSAKYFVQTAPGAPIDPETLTNADGTPDYNYDMFSGISYDIDISQPAGQRITNLMYDGAALDPAQHFAVATNNYRQSGGGNFPHIATAPVLLNQQTEIRQLLIDYVVANQSIDPSAFAEENWRLVRAGVPVFG encoded by the coding sequence ATGGGCACCTCCGACCTGCACGGCTACATCGAGAACTGGGACTACTTCAAGGATGCGGAGTACGACGACGCTGCGGGCAACGATGTGGGTCTCGCCAAAATCTCGGCACTGGCCAACCAGGTCCGGGCGGACCGGGGAGAAGCCAATACCCTGCTGATCGATGCCGGTGACACGATCCAGGGGACGTCGCTCACGGACTACTTCGCCAACGTCGAGCCGATCACCGAGACCGGCGAAATCCACCCGATGGCGGCCGCCATGAACGCCATGGATTACGACGCCGCCGCGCTGGGCAACCATGAATTCAACTACGGCACCGACCTCCTCGCAGAGTTTGAGGACCAGCTGGACTTCCCGCTGCTGGCGGCCAACGCCGTGGATGAGAACACCGGCAAACCCGCCTTCACCCCGTACATCATCAAGACAGTGAAACCGAAGGGAAACAAGCCGATCAAGGTCGGCATCCTGGGCCTGACGAATCCGGGTATTGCCATCTGGGATAAGGGCAATGTGGAGGGCAAGCTGCGCTTCCCGGACCTGGTGGAGACGGCAGCGAAGTATGTGCCGCGGATGAAGGCCGCGGGCGCCGACGTCGTTGTGGTCAGTGCACACTCCGGAACCTCCGGCACCTCCTCCTACGGCGACGGACTGCCGCTGGAAAATGCTGCCACGCAGGTAGCCGAGGAAGTCCCGGGGATCGACGCGATCCTGGTGGGCCACGCGCACCAGGAAATCCCGGAACACTTCGTCACCAACAAAACCACCGGCGAGCAGGTGCTGCTGACCGAGCCGCTGAACTGGGGCATGCGGCTGTCCGTCATGGACTTCGAACTCACCAAGGTGCGCGGAAAATGGGACGTGACGTCGGCGTCGTCCTCCCTGCTGAATGCCAACACCGTGGAGCCGGATCCGGTGGTCTCCGGCCTGGTGCGCGATGCCCACCAGCGGGTGATCGACTACGTCAACACCCCGGTGGGCACAGCTACGGAATCCATGCCGGCGGCGGAATCGCGGTACCGGGACACCGCGGTGATCGATTTCGTCAACGAAGTCCAGGCCGACGCCGTCGAGCGGGCGCTGGCCGGCACCGAAAACGCGGGACTTCCGGTGCTCTCCATCGCTGCACCGTTCAGCCGCACGGCCGTTATCCCCGAAGGGCCGGTGACCATCCGCGACATCGCCGGACTCTACGTCTTTCCCAACACGCTCTACGCGGTGGACATGACCGGCGCGCAGATCAAGGATTACCTGGAGTATTCGGCGAAGTACTTTGTGCAGACTGCTCCGGGTGCTCCGATTGATCCGGAGACGCTGACCAACGCGGATGGCACTCCGGACTACAACTACGACATGTTCTCCGGGATCTCCTACGACATCGACATCTCCCAGCCGGCGGGGCAGCGGATCACCAACCTGATGTACGACGGCGCTGCGCTGGATCCGGCGCAGCACTTTGCCGTGGCCACGAACAACTACCGCCAGTCCGGCGGCGGGAACTTCCCGCACATTGCCACGGCTCCGGTGCTGCTCAACCAGCAGACCGAAATCCGCCAGCTCCTCATCGATTACGTGGTGGCGAACCAGAGCATCGACCCGTCCGCGTTTGCGGAGGAGAACTGGCGGCTGGTCCGGGCCGGGGTGCCGGTGTTCGGCTAG
- a CDS encoding NAD(P)/FAD-dependent oxidoreductase encodes MAEPEAERVPDGRRAVVLGGGVLGLSTALELLRGGAEVLLVTESEVGSGASGRSLSWLNAGGSYAESYFRLRMAGIDRYRTLLARHPDADWLAFGGGLYWDDDPFVVIDRHNAQTRRGYEARMLGRDDAAARVPGIDPGVLPHRVLANPGEGWVSLPHLIAGMAGEFTMLGGMLIEHAGLCTVLGESGGPVRGVRTAAGRDYRSDAVVLACGAGTPAVLAAAGIELPDASDPAMLLISRPLEHGLRTVLNTPRISLRPHPGGRLAMDHTWYLDRVKQNADGSWDVDEDILTEVAAEASRLLAGNPEVAVEAWQPGLKPVPGDGEPVFGELQALPGCWVLFTHSGATLGLIGGELAAGEILTGRRHPLLEPFRPERFGYGWES; translated from the coding sequence GTGGCTGAACCGGAGGCAGAGCGGGTGCCGGACGGCCGGAGGGCCGTGGTGCTCGGCGGGGGAGTGCTGGGACTTTCCACGGCGCTGGAGCTGCTGCGCGGAGGAGCTGAGGTGCTGCTGGTGACCGAGTCGGAGGTTGGCAGCGGAGCATCCGGGCGCTCGTTGTCCTGGCTGAACGCCGGCGGCAGCTACGCAGAATCCTACTTCCGGCTGCGGATGGCCGGCATCGACCGTTACCGGACCCTGCTGGCACGGCATCCGGACGCGGACTGGCTGGCGTTCGGCGGCGGCCTGTACTGGGACGATGATCCGTTCGTGGTCATCGACCGGCACAACGCGCAGACCCGCCGCGGCTACGAAGCACGCATGCTGGGGCGGGACGACGCCGCCGCCCGGGTGCCGGGGATCGACCCGGGGGTGCTGCCGCACCGGGTGCTGGCCAATCCGGGCGAAGGCTGGGTGTCCCTGCCGCATCTTATTGCGGGGATGGCCGGGGAATTCACCATGCTCGGCGGAATGTTGATTGAACACGCCGGGCTGTGCACCGTGCTTGGGGAAAGCGGCGGGCCGGTGCGCGGGGTGCGCACGGCTGCGGGCCGGGACTACCGGTCCGACGCCGTCGTCCTGGCCTGCGGGGCGGGTACGCCCGCCGTGCTGGCGGCAGCCGGAATCGAGCTGCCCGACGCCTCGGATCCGGCGATGCTCCTGATCAGCCGGCCCCTGGAGCACGGTCTGCGGACCGTGCTGAACACGCCCCGGATCTCCCTGCGGCCCCACCCCGGCGGACGGCTGGCCATGGACCACACCTGGTACCTGGACCGGGTGAAACAGAACGCGGACGGCAGCTGGGACGTGGACGAAGACATCCTGACCGAGGTGGCCGCAGAAGCTTCCCGGCTGCTGGCCGGCAATCCGGAGGTGGCCGTGGAGGCCTGGCAGCCCGGCCTGAAGCCGGTTCCCGGCGACGGCGAACCGGTCTTCGGAGAGCTGCAGGCTCTGCCTGGCTGCTGGGTGTTGTTCACCCATTCCGGTGCCACGCTGGGGCTGATTGGTGGCGAGCTGGCCGCCGGCGAAATCCTGACCGGACGCCGGCATCCGCTGCTGGAACCCTTCCGGCCTGAACGGTTCGGCTACGGCTGGGAATCCTAA